One genomic region from Desulfatibacillum aliphaticivorans DSM 15576 encodes:
- a CDS encoding transposase domain-containing protein: PDNNAAENAIRPFVVGRKNWLFAGSPRGAEASALFFSLIETAKANGLEPFAYLKVLFERLPLATSRKDYQALLPSPDFNLSNN, translated from the coding sequence AGCCGGACAACAATGCGGCGGAAAACGCGATTCGGCCTTTTGTGGTGGGCCGGAAGAATTGGCTTTTTGCGGGATCGCCCCGGGGCGCGGAAGCCAGCGCGTTGTTCTTCAGCCTGATCGAGACGGCCAAGGCCAACGGCCTGGAGCCCTTTGCCTATCTGAAAGTTTTATTTGAAAGACTCCCCCTGGCGACCTCCCGGAAAGACTACCAAGCTCTCCTGCCATCCCCGGATTTTAACCTTTCCAACAATTGA